The Gossypium hirsutum isolate 1008001.06 chromosome D06, Gossypium_hirsutum_v2.1, whole genome shotgun sequence genome contains the following window.
tatcacatttacgggAAAGGCTATATCTGGCCTCGTCAAGGATAAGTAAATTAGTTTCCCAACTAATCTTTGAAATTTCTCTCTGTCTACTAAAGACCCATCTTCTTTGTTGAATCTCAAGTTTGCCTCTATTGGTGTATCAGCTAGCTTACAACTAAGAAAATCAGTTTCTTTGAGTAAATAAAGTACATGCTTTCTTTGATTGATCACAAGTCCTTCTTTTAATCTTGCCACCTCCATTCCTAGGAAATACCTTAGCTTTCCCAAGTCATTGGTTTTGAATTCCCTGTTTAACAACTTCTTCAAATTGCTAATCTCTTCCTTATCATCTCCAGTAAGAattatgtcatccacatacacaatTAGGATAGCTTTCTTATTTGTAGAAGTTACCTTGATGAAAAATGTATGATCGGCAAGGGACTGCTTGTAGCCGTTTTTAAGAATGACTTTAGTAAACCTTTTAAACCAAGCTCTCGGTGATTTTTTTAACCCGTATAGAGACTTGTTGAGCTTGCAAACCTTGTTGCTACCTTTAATAGACTTTAAGCCAGGTGGCAATTTCATATAAACTTCTTCCTCTAGCTTGCCATTAAGAAATGCGTTTTTTACATTAACTTGACGTAATTGCCGATCACAATTTATAGCCAAACTTAGGAGTACTCGAACAGTGGTAAACTTTGCCACCGGTGCAAAAGTTTCTGTGAAATCTATCCCATATGTTTACTTAAAGCCTCTAGCCACTAGTCTAGCTTTGTATCATTGGATACTGCCATTAGAGTTATACTTTAAAGATCCATTTACAGCCAACATCATTTTTTCCTTGAGGAAGATCTATAACGGTCCAAGTAGCATTTTTCTCTAGTGCATAAATTTCCTCTTCAATAGCCCTTCTCCATTTTGGATCCTTTAGAGCTTAAACTATGCATGTGGGAACATGTTCTTTAACCAAGGTTGTTGTAAATGCTTGAAAAGAAGCATCAATGAATTATAACCAGCAAATTTTTCAATAGTATGCTTGGTGCACTTCTAACCCCCTTTTCTAATAGCAATAGGGAAGTCATCTAGAGTAGTAGACTTACAGATTTCTTCTTCTATTTCGACAGTTGGACCCAAATCCAATTCTCGGTAAGAATCAGATTGCAAAACAATCTcagggattttttttttcttgtgtaGACACGAAGCTGTTTGGGTGGTGTTGTTTTTGGAAGACTTTCAGTGGGAGTAGGTGTATTTTTAGGAAGGGTGTTTACAGTAGGTGTGAGTGAATTAATTATAGGTATTACAGGAGAATCAATGGGAGTAGTCATGGATGACAAATCTGCAAGTAAAGGCGAAAATAGTGGCAATTCTGAAGGTTGAGAATGAAGATTAGAATGAGATACCTGATGTGGCTGAAAATCACTCCATGGCTCCCCTTGAATTTCAACCGGAGTGAAATAGGGATCCTGCTCATAAAATTTTATATCCATAGTGGTAAAAAATCATTTAGAATGAGGATGATAGCATTTATAACCCTTCTTAAGCGAAGAATACCCAACCAGTACACATTTTAAAGACTTAGGGTCTAACTTGGACTTATTAGAAGcaatattttggataaaaatagtgcaaccaaaaattttaagtgGCCAAATGGAGGAGATAGGCTTAAAATCGGgaaagttgtaatagcccgattttaggcctagtcgaaacagtggttcgagaccacaaattcgacgaggaaaaatttattttttattatatttttatggtctataatttcatagaatgatttcgtaaa
Protein-coding sequences here:
- the LOC121218414 gene encoding uncharacterized mitochondrial protein AtMg00810-like; the protein is MKLPPGLKSIKGSNKVCKLNKSLYGLKKSPRAWFKRFTKVILKNGYKQSLADHTFFIKVTSTNKKAILIVYVDDIILTGDDKEEISNLKKLLNREFKTNDLGKLRYFLGMEVARLKEGLVINQRKHVLYLLKETDFLSCKLADTPIEANLRFNKEDGSLVDREKFQRLVGKLIYLSLTRPDIAFPVNVISQHMTNPTEEHMAAVNKILKYLKKTPGHGLMFNKTQDRTVKIFIDSSWVGDLTERKSTSGYCTFVWGNLTTWRSKKQSIVARSSAEAECRALALGICEGIWLLKLLKELGANQEDHFEVLCDN